A stretch of DNA from Solea solea chromosome 11, fSolSol10.1, whole genome shotgun sequence:
TGGAGAAGAGGGCGCCACAGGAAAAGGAGAAGTACCAGCCATCTTATGAAACAACCATCTTGACAGAGGTGAGCGTGATGTTATCTAAtgttataaaaaacaaacatattcttatTTAAACTAGGACtattaaaaaggaaataaagcAGTTGGTTTACGGATGTTGGCCCCAATTCCATCTAGTTGCACTAATGATTTTTATTGTCGGTTAACCTTCAGCTCTTTTTTTAGATTATTTGTGTAGTCTCTGTAATGtataacaaaaaaggaaaacaaacgcTCGCTACAGTTTCCCAGAGTCCATAGTGATGTCTTTgaattctttgttttgtctgttcattagctgaaaaatgaaataatgtttattaGTACAAAAACAGCAAGAAAGAAGCTGTAGAAAGTATTTAGCgagaataaaatacaattatgaAACTGTTTTTCATAATAGTTGTTGCAggttaattacattacattacatgccatttagcagacactattatccaaagcaacttacaatggaattgagttcAATCagccatgatgtctttcgcacacagggtaccggtcttaaccactgagccactccacctcAAATTCAAACGCATGAATGTAACATTAGTAAATACACATGTGAACGGCACACCAAAGCATAAAGTGTGGATACACTGAATGTGAAATGGGAAGCTGAGACTTTTATGTGACGGCAGCATAAATGTACGACTGAATGTCTTTCGCAGTGTTCTCCCTGGCCTGAGGTCACATATGTGAGCAACTCCCCGTCTCCTGGCTTCAACAGCACACACAACAACTTCCCAGTTGCAGAGGGGTATGAGTATTTAAACAGTTTCTACCTTTACGTAAACAATTACTGCCTGTTGTACGACGTTTAAATTCTTCTGAGTGGAAATAAACAGTTAACACATTGGAATCAAGGATTCTAACGTGGTTACTTTTTCATTCACCACAGAAACGGATCACCAACCCACCAGCCGGAGCCTGTTGTTCCGGTTGCAGATGTAAGTCCACTGCAtattcattttcacaaattcaaagcCGATTCTTTGTAACACTTCCAAGTGGATTTATGAAATCCATCTGACCTGTGTCGTGGTGTGAATGAAAGTAGTAGATCATTTAAAATTCATCAGCTGCCAGCTTGACTTTGAAATTCTTTTCCTTTATTACAcagaaaaatctaattattcACTTTAGCTTTTCTCTCAGAATTTGTTACCCACAGCAACACCACAGGACGCACAACAGTGGCTTCACAGAAACCGATTCTCACCCTTCTCTCGGCTCTTCACCAACTTCTCAGGTAAAATGGCTCCCAAATATAAAACTCTTGCAAATTATACACATATGTTCAAGCAGTGTCTCTTTCAGCTAGTAAAAAGACGCTTCCCTTACAAGGAGCTGGTGCGGCACATGTAAACCTGTGAAATTAACGTTGTTTCTCTGTCTCAGGGGCAGATTTGTTGAAGCTGACCAGAGAAGATGTCATTCAGATCTGTGGTCCAGCTGATGGCATAAGACTCTTCAATGCACTGAAGGGACGGTGGGTCCTCTTTTATAAAACCTTTAATTGAAATCAAGCATGTCTTTGTACTTTTATGGACATGTTgttcatttctctgtgtgtctgctcttTACAGCGTGGTACGTCCAAGGCTGACCATCTACGTTTGCCAGGAGTCTCAGCAGTCACGGGAACAGCAACAGAAGCATGAAAACGGAGATGCTGCCACCAACACTTTCTTTAGTCAGTTCCTCTTTACACTTGACGTTCATGCTTGTTTTTTAGCAgagtagttttgttttttgaattaCACTCCACTTATGGGGCGCTGGGAGCTGCAGGACAGGATGGTTtgcatttcagtttgtttgaaCCTCTCTGTTCCACGCTGTAGTGCGTagcctttaaatataaacaaatgtcatgtAGGGTCAagccactgtcaaatgagttcacacagttcTGATTACGCCTGTCGACTCCAAGcagctctctgtgtttctcagtataatGGTGTTAAGATCTTGTGTTGCCCAgcgacattcccacactgcacacaggaagtgatttgttttatgtcaagacagactgAGGCTACATTGCATTTGTGAAGCAAGGCTGTTGCAAACAGGAGGGAGTATGACTATCTAtctacatatctatctatcatatatatatgtacatatatgtatatgtatatatatatatgtgtgtgtatatatgtatatgtatatatgtatatatatatatatatatatatatatatatgtatatgtatatgtactgtatatatgtcattcagcagtttgatgggataaaagTTTTTTTCCACCTCTTTAACTCTACTCCCCACTGCAcagccactgtatacacacaagcgctccctTAAGCCATCTTTCCGTCATGTACAGTTTAGTTTGGAATGTAAAGCCCTgagtcaggcttgtgtttcaaccgacaacagtacctttacttggaaGGTGAGGTGTGtgctagagctgaaacaattaatcgatgaatcgattattaatcgattgataaattaatcaacaactattttgataatcaattaatcgtttgaagcttttttcataattaaaccAAGATtcctgattgtttaagcttcttaaatgtgagtattctcttcatttctttgctctagataacaaagaaatcatttaaaagttcatttccaggtttgacgaacactgctcaacattttttaaggttttctgacattttatggaccaaacgattaatcaagaaaataatcgacagattaatcgattataatcgttggttgcagctctagtgtgtGCTGTGATCGTTGGCAGCGTCAGCAGGCTATGTAGTGTCGTACCGGAAGACAACGAATAGCTTGTTATcttcctgcttggtttgtgaccccacaagacatcaagctttgtatgagaatagactgcaggtgtTGAAAAACCGGTCAGAGGGGAGTAGCTGGTCTAGCGCCATCTGTAACCTGCTATTTTACTCTGgtgtaccccaagggaagggtgccaaaaaatagAACAGTTGGgcccagttattttggtactattcttaATGGAAGCACAAAAAATACGTACCCTACCAAACCGTTCCAatcggtggaaacacagctttattcaggtctgatagtactgcttGGTTTTCATATAAAAGACACCCCATAAGAAAAATGGTACATAATGGTACACAACAAAAATCAAACCTCAATAACTCACCAAACGTTACACATTATAGTTTTGAGCTAAGCAGCTGCCTGCTGTAGCTTCATATTTACTTCACAGAAATGAGACTGTCGTCAGTAACTGTTAAGTTTTTGTTTATCTGAGGACAAAGCTGTCTTTGTTCTGCTGTGGTCACAGCTGCTAATCATGTCtacatctctttctctctgatttGTGTTGTCCATTATTTGCAGGAGTAAACATTTTCTAAAGATGACAGTGCTGTACTCACTCATTAAGTAGAAGAATTTACTGAGAAAAGGATTTGTTTTTGATATCTGCATTTCTGTTTGGTTGCAGTATATCATGCCATCTACCTGGAGGAGCTTACAGCTGCTGAGCTCACAGAGAAGATCGCTCAGCTCTTCAACATCTCATCCAGACAGATCAACCAGATCTTTAAACAGGGTCCCACTGGCATCCATGTGATTGTCAGTGATGAGGTACAGAATTCTGCTTTTGTTCCGTAATCCTCagctctcttcctcttctaaaGTTAGATTTTCAAATCACACTCGCAAATGGGACGAGATGTTATGCTTTCCCATATTAAATAAATCACTGTCTCTTCAACAGATGATTCAGAACTTCCAGGATGAAGTATGTTTTGTTCTGGACACAATGAAAGGTATGCCTGTTTGATTTCTATATTTTACCATATATTCTCTGTGAACTTTTTCAGTGCAGGTCTATTAATAAAACCTTCTCTTactatttttatcttttcttttccagaCGACACAAATGATGGCTACCACATCATCTTGAAATGAATACTGGGAAGGAGATTTGCGTAGCTTTTCTTTAGACCTGATCCAGTCAGCCCCTGTAGAATTCTGTACTCCTCACTGTTCTTGGAATATGTGGTGATgcaacccccccccaaaaaagtctTGAGGCTGCTAGGAGGAACATGTGACTGGAGCATCTCTCCTCACTCTACCTTATTGTCTTACTTTTGAGGGAGCGACTCTTTAATCTGCAGTGAAGTAACCTTCTCCTTCACGCCCTGCCATTTTCTCCCTTAAATGGTTGCGTTTCCTTTTGTCGCTTATGTCTCATGCAAAGGGTTAGTGGCGCGACAGCTGCTATCGCTGTCTATGTGTCTGTCGAGCATCTGGTGTGCCAAAGCTCCGTGTTTCAGAATTtgtcatctctctttttttttttttaaaaagtacaccaaccaaaaaagaaaagccaagAAAAAGAGAAACGGTTACAATGACAGAACCGGCAGCAGTCAGTGGCTGTCTGTCGTCATTCTAGACTGTCGTATGGGATCGACATAATGCCAGTACGCAGGAAACGTGTAGCTGACACGCTCGTATCAAAGAGGCATCTAAATCAGCAGTCGGGACAAAGAAGGAAACTGCTGGAATACAGCTATGCTTCTTCAATTCCTCTGAGACCTAACCTACGTGTgtccttttgaaaaaaaaaacaaacaaacgtggtATTCCAGATTCCCTGTCACTTTTAGGTCCTTTCGTAGTTAGCGGAGCATACATACTGGCACCTGTGATTGTTACTTTGAATCATGATTCACGATGAAACACTGTCTACGTTAATAATCACACCAGCAAACTGTCACTGGTCCATGTGCTTCATATCCCTATCCACTTATTTAGTCTATTTTTCGTCATTTTTAAGTAGATCATGGTTTTAAGACGCATGATGAATCACACATTATGTCAGCAGATTATTTTAATTCtctgttgttgattttttaaaCTTGCTTAcaattcttcattttttttattttttattttttggggaaATTTTTTTGCCACGTCCAAATACCAATATGTGTATGTACTGGTTGTTGTGCACACCAGAGCTGCATGTGAGTCGATAAAGTTAGTTTATGTTCATTTGATTGTACTGCTTACATTAAACTGATAGCTTGGTCTTCTAGATGTCTATCGTAGCCCCATCTcataaacattattaaaacacTTACCCATGTACTAACTGTCATCTTTCTCTCCAGACAGTCTTTGCAAAGATAAAAAGAATATTTTTAACTATAGCCTCCATTATTAAAATGACCTCGTATCATTTCCCCCCcattttatacacacaaaaaattgAATTACGTAgtttattcttaaaaaaagaaagctcaTATGTCTCTCAAATATCCAAACATGCCACaaaccctgtgattcccactccGTAccgtaccccaagggaagggtgttGAAAGATGGAACAGTTTGGggacggttattttggtactattcctaatggaaacacaaaaaaactaacatACTCTACAGTACCGAACCGTACCATAAtattcaactttattttcatGGGTACTAGAAATTCTCATCCTGTGAACCTCCAGCAGTACAAGAAATGATATATAAAAACGTGAATATTGAATATAATAGTATATTTGAATGTAAAAGGAGCTAGTGCAGGTAGATAAATCAGATTCACTTTATACATAATTCAAGGCTTTTTCCTTTGTTGGACAAATGAAGCCGACTACCAACATGGATGCTCCTAGATTTGTTGCCATGGGAACAAGGTTTTAATAAAACCTTAGTAATCATGTCATGTACAGAGAATTAGCTTTAGCTGCAAGGtttgtagtaataataacagtataATACCATCCGTGTCGTGGTACTGTGTAAATTCTCACATCTGTTTCTCCTCAATATGAACAaagaagcccccccccccccgccccacccCCTCAAAAAAGCACTATATTTCCCAGCATGCTCCGGTGCAGGACATGCCTGTGATGTCACAATAAGTATATATACGGCTACAGGGAAGAATTTCTGCCTCCATTGTTACACTGTAACAAGCGGGGCCGGGGCGAAGCCGGGGGAGAAGAAAGGCGTCTTCTCTCCACAGCGTTAGCAACATTTTAACCAAGCCGGTAAATTTTCGCTTCACACATTTGAGAAGACGACATAAAGTGTTATTTATCCCAGCCGAGCGAAGGGAAGCCGCCccggtgagagagggagagacactgagacacagggagagagagggagagagagagggaggaaaaaaaacggaTAAACGGACACAGATGTCAGCGGATTTCTTCAAGTCTTACACCAGAAAGATAAGATTATttacattcattattatttttttcccactaagAATGTCGAGGAGTACACCGCAGCTTCTCTTATGACaccccttctttcttttctttctttctctctccgcCGGCTGCCCTTTAAATAGACAAGACATGCTACATTTAAATCAAACCGACAGCTTTTATAGACAGCTCCTTCTCCCTGTCTGCTGTGTTCactgtgcagaacaatgagcatGGAGCCTGAAGTAGCCTGATACACTcagatgtgctgtgtgtgtgtgtgtcacacaagtGTTGCAGGTTGACAATCACTGAGGGttagcagcagctctgctccaCGGCTGCAGTTTGGGTCTGGACACTCGCTGTGGGGGGTTTTGcacaaagaaaggaaaaagaaaagaaaagcataaaaaaacatctgactgGACATCTGAGAGGTTGATGTGCAGCTCACATTGGACAGAGAAGTGACCTGCGAGGAGGTTGGAATAAGGGTCCCTGTTTCTGCCTCAGGTAAGAAGAGGTTTTCACTGGtttgccattgtgtgtgtgtgtgtgtgtgttggagtaaGGAGCTGGTatactggagagagagagggggggggggggctttgccTGTCAGACTGATAACCAACCTCCCCCCACACAGTCTGGTCAGTttgctgcagacacacacacacctcattgaGACATTACCTCTCCCTGAGGGTAAATAAACCACAAAGTCACAGTTTTCTTTAAACACACTGTATTCTGTCACAGTTCAACAAGAAGAAAGGTCTGTAAATGAACTGGAGGgtgactgggttttttttttcctctccccccTTATCAAAATGCAGCCTCTGCTCTATTTGCTCTATTTATACAACTGCATGAGTCCCAGTTGAAAAAATGGTTCACATCAGTGCTTTTAACTGCaccagtgtgtgtctgcactgatCCTGCAAGTCCTGCACTTTTGTTTGTCATGGCCTCCTCGCTCACAACATATTATAGCAACCTTATGAACCTTAAAAGTGcaccctttttttctctcctgcatCACGATCTGAGCAACAAGACGTGGCACAACTAGGCTGCatgatgtcagaaaatgatttGATATGCTATTATGTTGAGTATTGTGATAATGATATGACTAAATGGTTTTGGTTCACTGCTCACTCAGATGGTGAGTTGTCTTTACAGACTGTGAAGAAAGATGATGTGCCATTCCAACAtgcttttattgaaaataattgaaGTAATTGTCCCTTACTACCTGAATTGTGGAAGTAAGATTCAATCCAGCTGCACTGCCTTTCATTGCAGTTGTCTCATCAATtatcttcttcttattctttaaaaaaaaataataataataaaaaaaaatatacatatatatacattatactaatgtgtatatatacatatatatatatatattgcatatGTTAATATTGCAGTGGTGATACATTTGCAGTCCTGCCTGGGCTGGAAGTTTTTCtttgacatcagtgacatcaccaCAGCTGCAGTAGTTGTTGGATTATTCACTGTCCTCAGAGCAGCTCCAGGTTTTGTCTCTGTATGGCATCATGTCTCACAATATAGCCTATAAGGACACACTGCACTGctctgtattgtgtgtgtaaataaggattttctgtttgtagacttaaaaaaaccaaacagaatTAATAGTGTTTCATTTGTAGCTGTGTCATTTCTTTTAATGAtaatttgatgttgttgttgtcaggagcatgtgacattttaaaccaACGCTCAGTTAATAATCGTTTGTATACAGATGAAGAACTGCATGATAAACtagtaattacatttaaaagcagCTTAGTCATACTGCAGGAAGTGCTAATATGATATGCACAAGGTGCAGTTTTGGACATGGACACACTGTCACTTAGAGCAAGTATCATGGATTTTCATACGTTCACATCTTGTTAATATAGAACTTAATGCACTGCAGTGTGAACTTATATCATCACATATACATTTGACAGTGTCAGTTCACCTTGTGTGACCTCTCTGGctaatttaatgtaaatgtgatcaGCTGCAGctttcacattcactcacattcacctCCTCTCTATGGCAGAACCTAAgagaaaattaataaatgagtgTGGAGCTATGGGGATGATTTGCTCTCTCATAGCTGTGTGTATGAACCGTGCTTGCCTAGTTGCCATGGTGACGTTTTAGACTTGATTTTAAAGAAGGATTTCATGTGAGGAAGGatggaggatgtgtgtgtgtgtcaatggtAAATGATGGAAATGGAGCACAGATGAAAGAAGTCTGGACCAAACTGTTGTGATGTTGAGGAAGGAGTTTAACCAAGAGCATGTCGATATAAACGATCCACTTCTCTGATTGACGAAAAAAGAACACAGAGTATCCACTCTGCCACTCATTTCCTCTCTCATGCACGCCTTTTACTCTCTTCCCTCAGACACCAAGTTTCCATGGAGGCAGGTTCGTCCCTCAGCCTCAAACGACGATATGAAGAGGTGGACAACAACTCTCCATTCTCTACACCTAAGGACTCTGACGATGACATATCCAGCAGCGACAGCGCTGACAGCTGCGACAGCCTCAACCCCCCTTCCAGCACTGCATTTACCCGTGAGCAACAACAACTGCAGTCACATTATATACCCAGTGTCAATTAGAGAAAGTACTACACTCATTACTCACGCACCACTTTGCATTTCAaatgtcttcctcttctcccgTTGCAGCCACCTCCATCCTCAGACGGCACAAGCCGTCACCAGGGGGGAAACGGGTTCGCTTTGATGTGGTGACAGTTTATTACTTCCCCCGGCGGCAGGGCTTCACGAGCGTGCCCAGCCAAGGGGGCAGCTCACTGGGCATGGCACGTCACCACTCCTCCATCAGGCACTACACGCTGGGCGAGTTTGCACGTGAGCAGGAGAGCAGCCACAGGCACACGCTGCGTCAACATCTGCGCCAGGAGAAACTCAACGCGCGCAAGATGAAGGTACATTCAGAGTGTGTTTTGAATTCTCCGAAATACTTTTCTGAATATTTATACACAGTGGTCCTgataggttttttgtttttttttaacttaatttaaggATCCGAGCACTTCCAGCACCATAGTCATTTGAATATAGTATAGCTCATTAAGACAAATTAAATAGTGAATCAGTCCCCTTGTCTCCACGGGTAGTCCATAGtgcagtttatttgtatagcaccttcaTAGATATAAAATTGCAAAGTGTTTAGcttttaaatatacacaaatgtctgttacattaaGCCTATTAGCTCTACACAATTTTATCTGAATTTTTCAGTGTATTGATGTTAAGATGTTGTGCTGCCCTGTGACATTCTCATGCTGcgaacaggaagtgattcatatTATGTTATGTCAAGACAGCTAGTACAGGAAGAAGtatggactgaaaacacaaagatgtggccacaaaaacaaatttcagAATTGCTCAAAAAAACGTGTCAAACTGGAAAAACCCTTCTTGTCCCTGCCCGCTCCTGTGCAAACACTCCCTTAGTCAGGTCTGTTAGTTTTGcatgacagagcctgtttttggatgaaggatgcagcatataaataatgttgcatCATTTCTGTTAACAAAGCGAGGTTaaattacactgaaaacaacaaaaatccccAAAAGGTACGAACTGCACCTTAAAACtaagtacacaaataaaaaaaaacatctttacataaaataatgtaCAAGGATTAAAAGCAGGTGTGGAATAAAAGTAAGTAAAATTGTAATAATACTGAAATATTATCTGTGAACCAGATGATCCAAATGACTCTCATAACTCTCGACTACAGCTGACAAGGAACGGCACAGTGGAGTGCGCTCAGGCTGACCTGCTGACTCTGGAGGACGTGTCAGACGAGGACCTGGACGTGGACGGCGTGGAGGTGGACGACTGCTTCTTCTTGCAGCCGCTGCCCACAAAGCGGCGCCGAGCCCTGCTCCGGGCCTCCGGCATCGCTCGCATTGATGCGCGGGAGAAAGCCGAGCTCAGAGCCATCCGCCTCTCACGGGAGGAGTGTGGTTGTGACTGCCGTCTGTATTGTGACCCCCGACACTGTGGCTGCAGCCAGGCGGGAATTAAATGCCAGGTGATGGTTTAGCAGAGTGAATGTGCAAAAAGGAGCGAGACAGTGAGATTCTGAGATTTATTCTTTTCATGGTAGGGAAAGCgcacagcataaaaaaaaagattaatgaatgaatacgATTAAGCTGTTTCGGTGGCATGTGCAAAATGTCTAATAacgttttcatttaaaacaacaacatttacacattaaaaGCAGATTTAAATAGATGGGATAACATTTCTGaggcaaatactgtataaaacAAATGGCAGAACTGTAAATGACAATTTCACTGAGTGACCAGGCCAACATTGTGCATCCATGACATTAAAAACTGTGtagatggagagaaaaaaccaGAATGAGTGGTCAggccgtgtttgtttgtttttactcatcAAGAGAAAGGACACCTCTGTCTGAACCTGTTAAATTACACAGTTACCAGataattgtcttgtttttgtgctgtttCATCTGTGTGTGATCTCTAAGTTTAGTGTCAGTAACTTATGAAGATGGGTTTGTTGATTTTACTGTTCAAGTAGAGGAAGTACTCCACCTCTCCCTGATCAAATACAGTGTAAGTGAAATTGTTATTGGCTTTCTTTCCCAGGTGGATCGCATGTCTTTCCCGTGTGGCTGCTCTCGTGACGGCTGTGGCAACATGGCAGGTCGTATCGAGTTCAACCCACTCCGTGTGAGAACTCACTACTTGCACACCATCATGAAACTGGACctggagaagaggaggatgctCATCCAGGGACCCGGGGACCCGTATGCTGAATCTGACCCAATATGCTCCCCCACTTCCACTTGCCCTACTTCCCCAGACCTGTCCTCCATTGCTGGCCTGGACTCTGAGCTGGAGGAGGTGCAGGCGGTCGTGGAGGTTCAGGATCTGCTGGCAGAGGAGGACATATTGGAGCGAGAGAACGAGACAGCCGTGCTGCACCTGCAGAGcgcagaggagcaggagaggagggagtGGGAGGAGGCTAATGGGGAAGCAGTGCAGCAGGAGCTAGACACCGGAGGTCTTGCAGAGCAGCCTCTCTGCCTTCTGCCTGCTGCTTTGGGAGAGGAGCTCTCTGAACAGGCAGAGGTTCCAGGGGTAGAGCAGGTCCTTCTGCAGGGGCCGTTCCCCACCGGAGCTACGGTGTTGTGCATCACTGACAACCAGGAGGAGAGCCCATCTGACCTCCTCAGTAACACAACGTCTCTGCTCTACTATCAACTCAGTCCAATAGAGCCTGCAGCCTTTGAGGCCCTGCCTAGAgcggaggaggagatgagagagaaacgcgcaggaggaggaggaggaggcgagtGTGTGGAGGGGAAACAAGTAGAAGAGTCACAGGGTGACACGCCTGAAAATATCCCCAGTAGGCAGAGTTTGGGCAAGTCTCTGAGCTCAGAGGGTTGTGTGGCAGCAGTGGTGGAGAAGGCGCCGCATCATCAGCACAGTCTCCCTGAAGATCAATGCCAACGCGAGTCCGCGGCTGCAGTGGATCGACTTCCTCCTGAAGTTTAATCCCAGCTTCTCTGCAGATATTTTGCACAATAGCTTcatcaaagatgaaaaaattacacatttcacACTTGTTACTGCTATCATGACAAATGATTACAGGTTGTGGAGGATACAtgatgagggtgtgtgtgtgggggggggaagagatACTGAAAGCACATACAGATCACTCCCCGGAAGTGATAGGCAACATTGTACGTAATTCTGTTGGGGGTGATAAACGCGGccttaatggaaaaaaaacataaaaacacttgtGTGTGGGAGTCATTGGTCGATGAGACGTACAGCCGGTAGTgctttgtgttcattttcacagcagacgCAGTGTGTGAATGCTGACATAAGCCTTTTTGTTTGGTGGTAT
This window harbors:
- the csrnp2 gene encoding cysteine/serine-rich nuclear protein 2 — encoded protein: MEAGSSLSLKRRYEEVDNNSPFSTPKDSDDDISSSDSADSCDSLNPPSSTAFTPTSILRRHKPSPGGKRVRFDVVTVYYFPRRQGFTSVPSQGGSSLGMARHHSSIRHYTLGEFAREQESSHRHTLRQHLRQEKLNARKMKLTRNGTVECAQADLLTLEDVSDEDLDVDGVEVDDCFFLQPLPTKRRRALLRASGIARIDAREKAELRAIRLSREECGCDCRLYCDPRHCGCSQAGIKCQVDRMSFPCGCSRDGCGNMAGRIEFNPLRVRTHYLHTIMKLDLEKRRMLIQGPGDPYAESDPICSPTSTCPTSPDLSSIAGLDSELEEVQAVVEVQDLLAEEDILERENETAVLHLQSAEEQERREWEEANGEAVQQELDTGGLAEQPLCLLPAALGEELSEQAEVPGVEQVLLQGPFPTGATVLCITDNQEESPSDLLSNTTSLLYYQLSPIEPAAFEALPRAEEEMREKRAGGGGGGECVEGKQVEESQGDTPENIPSRQSLGKSLSSEGCVAAVVEKAPHHQHSLPEDQCQRESAAAVDRLPPEV